The Parambassis ranga chromosome 14, fParRan2.1, whole genome shotgun sequence genome includes a window with the following:
- the znrd2 gene encoding protein ZNRD2 — protein MALNGDEEDFEWEPPTEAEMKVIQARRERQDKISKLMGDYLLKGYKMLGVCCDVCGTILLQDRQQKNYCVSCQELDSDIDKDNPALNAQAALSQVRERQLATQAPVHAADPNAGTASSSQANALVPQPRPEHCEGAAAGGRATLPPPTAPAPAPVATTTLAPTRPLVTPQTAALQPVLDEAEEAVLIKLRWATTQLQSSASLEASIQLCSLITSCANSLRSLKELSQ, from the exons ATGAAGAGGACTTTGAGTGGGAGCCACCGACAGAGGCAGAGATGAAGGTTATCCAGGCTCGCAGGGAACGACAAGACAAAATCAGCAAGCTGATGGGAGATTACCTGCTGAAAGGATACAAGATGCTGGGAGTCTGCTGCGATGTGTGCGGG ACGATACTTCTTCAGGACAGGCAACAGAAAAACTACTGTGTCTCATGTCAAGAGCTGGACTCTGATATTGACAAGGACAACCCCG CTCTCAATGCACAGGCTGCGTTGTCTCAGGTGAGGGAAAGGCAGCTTGCCACCCAAGCCCCTGTACACGCTGCTGATCCCAACGCAGGCACCGCCAGCAGCAGTCAGGCAAATGCATTGGTTCCTCAACCCAGACCAGAGCACTGTGAGGGGGCTGCTGCAGGGGGAAGAGCCACTCTCCCTCCACCCACTGCCCCTGCTCCAGCTCCTGTCGCCACTACCACCTTGGCCCCCACTCGTCCTTTAGTTACCCCACAGACCGCTGCCCTCCAACCTGTGCTGGATGAAGCTGAGGAAGCTGTCCTCATCAAACTCCGCTGGGCCACAACCCAGCTACAGAGTTCAGCCTCCCTGGAAGCGAGTATCCAGCTCTGCAGCCTCATCACCAGCTGTGCCAACTCACTGCGCAGCCTCAAGGAGCTCAGCCAGTAA